Proteins co-encoded in one Acipenser ruthenus chromosome 3, fAciRut3.2 maternal haplotype, whole genome shotgun sequence genomic window:
- the pkia gene encoding cAMP-dependent protein kinase inhibitor alpha isoform X1, with protein sequence MTDVESTYADFIASGRTGRRNAMHDIRGAPSDLDPDLSQKLSELDVGNEGKGNDGEKSQTSSTEQAPAAQQEGGQEEG encoded by the exons ATGACTGATGTTGAATCAACATATGCAGATTTTATTGCTTCTGGAAGAACAGGACGTCGAAATGCAATGCACGACATTCGTGGTGCCCCGAGTGATCTGGACCCTGACTTATCTCAGAAGCTATCAGAGCTTGATGTAGGTAATGAAG gaaAAGGAAATGATGGTGAAAAAAGCCAGACCTCTTCCACAGAACAAGCCCCTGCAGCTCAACAGGAGGGAGGGCAGGAAGAAGGTTAA
- the pkia gene encoding cAMP-dependent protein kinase inhibitor alpha isoform X2, with amino-acid sequence MTDVESTYADFIASGRTGRRNAMHDIRGAPSDLDPDLSQKLSELDEKEMMVKKARPLPQNKPLQLNRREGRKKVNIQA; translated from the exons ATGACTGATGTTGAATCAACATATGCAGATTTTATTGCTTCTGGAAGAACAGGACGTCGAAATGCAATGCACGACATTCGTGGTGCCCCGAGTGATCTGGACCCTGACTTATCTCAGAAGCTATCAGAGCTTGAT gaaAAGGAAATGATGGTGAAAAAAGCCAGACCTCTTCCACAGAACAAGCCCCTGCAGCTCAACAGGAGGGAGGGCAGGAAGAAGGTTAACATCCAGGCCTGA